AGGCGTCCGGGTAGTCTCAGCGATGGTACCGCCAACAGGGGACGGAGGTAGCCCCGCGCCTATCGATCGCCCACTACTCGAATTTCTCCAATCGCGCCTGCAAGCGACACAACAAGTCAAACAAGCAATCATCACGAACGCAAGTGGGCATCTCGAACTCCGTGTCACACTCGCACCAGTGTACTATCCCGAACCCGTCGACGAGGCAACTATGACTGTTCGTCGGTACACGAACGACGATTTCAAAATCCACTATCGAGAGGAGTATCCGGACCACGCCTGGGAGTGCCGGTGGGATCGACACCCGAACCCCCACAATACACGGGACCATTTCCATCCCCCACCAGCTGCCTCCACACCCGGCGACGATGCCTCGTGGCCGAGCGATCATCGCGATACCCTCCGGCTTGTCCTCGACGGGGTCGAAGACCGAATCGCGACTCTGTGGGACGAGTAAGCGACCGCAGCCCTCAACGGTTTGTCGGCGCCGAAAGGCGCGAGGCGCGCCTGCGAGCGTGCCGGAGCGTGAATTCATATGACCGATCCAGACATACTCGACGACACGGCAGCCGATCACGAGCGGCATGAAACCGAGCTCCTCGCCCAGGACCGGGATGCGGCCCGAGTGTCGACGGCGGACGTCGACGAGACGACGGCGCAACAGCTCGTGAGTGACCTCGTCGACGACGGTGTCGTGACGGCGGTCGCCGAGCAGCGAGTCCTCGTTCACGAACCGAGCGGCGAAGCGTTCAACGCGATTCGACAGCTCGCCGTCTTCCATCGTGGGTGGACGGCTGGCCGTGATACCGACGAGGAGTAGTCGTAATGCAGCAGACGCTTTCGGGATGTGCGTTCTGCGATGCGCTTCCCGGGTCGGAGCGTGGCGCCGCCGTCACCTGGGGGAAAGATGAACGGGTTTCGCATCCGATCTGCGTCGACTGCGCCGTCCAAGCCCGGGCCGACCCCGATGACCGAGATCACCACGCCTGCGATGGGTGTGGGCTCATCGTTGACGCGCTGTCGGCCCTCACATCGTTCCGCGTGGTGATCGGCCATCTTGAAGGGACGTTGCGCCTCTGTGCGCAGTGTAGCCCCGGTGGACCCGCGACGTACTGGACACGGGATCTCGATGAGCATCTCGTCGCTCGCTCCCAGTCCAGATAGGCTGACC
The Halomarina pelagica DNA segment above includes these coding regions:
- a CDS encoding DUF7558 family protein, with product MQQTLSGCAFCDALPGSERGAAVTWGKDERVSHPICVDCAVQARADPDDRDHHACDGCGLIVDALSALTSFRVVIGHLEGTLRLCAQCSPGGPATYWTRDLDEHLVARSQSR